The genomic window TGACTCAGGAATCGGCATAGAAGCTTCACCAGTTGCCAATGCTAATGCTACAGTACCAGAATCTGCACCGAAAGCTACGCCTTTAGACATACGCGTGTGCGAATCACCACCGATGATAATTGCCCACTCATCAATGGTAATGTCGTTCAGTACCTTGTGAATAACATCTGTCATTGAATGATATTCGCCTTTAGGGTCGCGGGCAGTAATTACGCCGAAGTCATTCATAAACTTCATCAGTTTAGGGATGTTTGCCTGTGCTTTTTTGTCCCAAACAGATGCGGTATGACAGCCAGATTGATAAGCGCCATCAACAATCGGAGAAATAACTGTAGCAGCCATCGCTTCTAATTCCTGAGCGGTCATCAAACCTGTTGTATCTTGAGAACCTACAATGTTTACTTCTACACGAACATCAGAGCCGGCATGTAAAACCTTGCCCTGTGTTAAGCCCACTGCATTTCTATTGAAGATTTTTTCTACAGCCGTTAAACCCTGACCTTCAATAGATACCTCTTTAGCAGGGGCGAATACTAGCGAAGGTTCGATAGCTAAAGTTTTAGCTGCAAAAGTTTGGATTTTTTTACCAAAAACGATAGCATAAGAACTACCAGCTTTGATAAATTCCATTTTTTGCGGTGTCAACGCCTTTGAAATGTCGATCAGCTCTTGATCTCCATTGTATAATTTTTTAGTTTTTGTATTAATGGTAAGTACTGTACCCGTTTCTATAGAATAAACCTGCTCTAAAACCGGCTCGTCATTTTCGTTACGGATAACATTGCCATTTTCGTCTATTTTCTTTACCCAGTTTTTAAGGTCGATACCAATACCGCCTGTTACATCAACTGTTGTTAAGAAAATTGGAGAAATACCATTGGTACCACCTACAATTGGAGCTATGTTCACAAATGGAATATAAGGACTGGATTTTTTACCCGTCCAAAGTGCAACATTGTTAACCCCCGACATACGTGAAGAACCTACACCCATGGTACCTTTTTCAGCTACCAGCATTACACTTTTATCAGGGTGTTGCGCTTGCAATGCTTTAATTTCCTCCTGAGCCTCTGGCGTGATCATACATTTGCCATGCAATTCGCGATCTGAACGAGAGTGTGCCTGGTTACCTGGAGACAATAAATCTGTAGAAATATCGCCAATACCAGCAATAAAAGTTACCACTTTGATTTCTTCTGGTACTTCGGGAAGGTTAGTGAAGAACTCAGCCCTGGCATAACTTTCTAATATTTCCTTAGCGATGGCATTGCCATTGTTATAAGCTTCTTTTAAACGATCGGTATCTGCATCGTATAAGAAAACCTGTGTTTTAAGTACATCCGCAGCTTTATGGGCTTTATCACCATTATCAGCCAGCGCAATGTCTAGCAACACTTTGATGGAAGCTCCACCCTTCATGTGCGATAATAATTCGAAAGCAAAATCAGGTGTGATTTCTGCAACGATAGTTCCGCCTAAAATAATTTCTTTTAAAAACGCTGCTTTTACACCAGCAGCTCCGGTAGTAC from Flavobacterium sp. W4I14 includes these protein-coding regions:
- a CDS encoding aconitate hydratase 2/2-methylisocitrate dehydratase (product_source=KO:K01682; cath_funfam=3.20.19.10,3.30.499.10; cog=COG1049; ko=KO:K01682; pfam=PF00330,PF06434,PF11791; superfamily=52016,53732,74778), giving the protein MSIYNDYIQEIEDRKAQGLHPKPIDGAELLSEIIDQIKNVNNFNRADAVNFFIYNTLPGTTGAAGVKAAFLKEIILGGTIVAEITPDFAFELLSHMKGGASIKVLLDIALADNGDKAHKAADVLKTQVFLYDADTDRLKEAYNNGNAIAKEILESYARAEFFTNLPEVPEEIKVVTFIAGIGDISTDLLSPGNQAHSRSDRELHGKCMITPEAQEEIKALQAQHPDKSVMLVAEKGTMGVGSSRMSGVNNVALWTGKKSSPYIPFVNIAPIVGGTNGISPIFLTTVDVTGGIGIDLKNWVKKIDENGNVIRNENDEPVLEQVYSIETGTVLTINTKTKKLYNGDQELIDISKALTPQKMEFIKAGSSYAIVFGKKIQTFAAKTLAIEPSLVFAPAKEVSIEGQGLTAVEKIFNRNAVGLTQGKVLHAGSDVRVEVNIVGSQDTTGLMTAQELEAMAATVISPIVDGAYQSGCHTASVWDKKAQANIPKLMKFMNDFGVITARDPKGEYHSMTDVIHKVLNDITIDEWAIIIGGDSHTRMSKGVAFGADSGTVALALATGEASMPIPESVKVTFKGQMKEHMDFRDVVHATQLQMLQQFDGENVFQGRIIEVHIGTLLADQAFTFTDWTAEMKAKASICISQDDTLIQSLEIAKNRIQIMIDKGMDNHNQVLQGLINKANKRIEEIKTGIKPALMPDDNAKYYAEVVIDLDVINEPMIADPDVNNADVSKRYTHDTIRDLTFYGGDKKVDLGFVGSCMVHKDDLKIVSQMLRNVETLTGKVEFKAPLVVAAPTYNIIDELKAEGDWEYLQKYSGFEFSDALPKAAARTEYENIMYLERPGCNLCMGNQEKAAKGDTVMATSTRLFQGRVVEDKDGKKGESLLASTPVVVLSAILGRIPSIEEYKVAVEGINLTKFTPISTKQ